The following are encoded in a window of Ricinus communis isolate WT05 ecotype wild-type chromosome 4, ASM1957865v1, whole genome shotgun sequence genomic DNA:
- the LOC8274413 gene encoding uncharacterized protein LOC8274413 isoform X2, with translation MEHGNGSRHLALYKAAVHGQWITAKRIFDEDPSALTAKISGFEEIALYVAITAGHSIEFVQNIVNLMSEDLIGTVNRDGNNALHAAAMVGNLEAAKILVKKNPTLTQGRNVLNATPLHYAASYAHQETVRFLLPVTRDEYPSPFTDKDGVRLLNSLITADFYGLALHLLKRYPALARGTDQYGFTSLDMLARKPQAFPSGSRLGFRHSFLYHYCAANSVDTETFHQGGDVENQVGGSEKYCQKRFSFLRDIDKTLLMHKQAVELLRNLISEALKANESQLHSLLGSSTQTATKFGIQEFVAEAIKSYPYSVWFRDGDGCTIFHLAIKHRQEKIFNLLYQIGNHKHIITSLADSLGNTMLHLAGTLQPSSKISGAALQMQRELQWFKEVEKVIQPSYKERKDKNGRTPRQVFTEGHKSLVEQGEKWMKDTATSCATVAALVITVVFAAAFTVPGGNNSDQGIPIYLNETAFVIFAISDALGLFSSSTSLLMFLGILTSRYSEGDFLKALPMRLSIGLITLFFSIASMLAAFSAAFHLVLFHRVKWIAVPIGLVACAPVTLFALLQFPLLSEMISSTFGRSVFRKHSEEIIF, from the exons ATGGAGCATGGAAATGGAAGCCGTCACCTGGCTTTGTACAAAGCTGCCGTACATGGGCAGTGGATTACCGCAAAGAGAATTTTTGATGAAGATCCTAGTGCATTAACTGCTAAAATATCAGGGTTTGAAGAAATTGCTCTCTATGTCGCAATTACTGCTGGTCACTCCATTGAATTTGTCCAGAATATTGTAAACTTAATGTCGGAAGATTTAATTGGAACAGTGAACAGAGATGGTAACAACGCTCTTCACGCGGCTGCTATGGTTGGAAACCTAGAAGCTGCAAAAATATTGGTGAAAAAGAATCCAACATTAACACAAGGAAGGAACGTTCTTAATGCTACACCACTTCATTATGCTGCTTCGTATGCCCATCAGGAAACTGTTCGCTTCCTTCTACCTGTGACTCGGGATGAGTATCCAAGTCCTTTCACCGACAAAGATGGCGTCAGACTTCTCAATTCACTAATCACTGCTGATTTTTATG GGCTTGCGCTCCATCTATTGAAACGCTATCCAGCATTAGCACGTGGAACAGACCAATACGGATTCACTTCTTTGGACATGTTGGCTAGAAAGCCTCAGGCATTTCCGAGTGGAAGCCGACTTGGATTTCGCCACTCCTTTTTGTATCATT ATTGTGCAGCTAATTCTGTAGACACAGAAACCTTCCATCAAGGCGGGGATGTTGAAAATCAAGTTGGGGGTTCAGAAAAATACTGCCAAAAGCGATTTTCATTTCTGCGAGACATAGACAAAACGCTGCTGATGCATAAGCAAGCAGTGGAGCTACTTAGAAACTTGATTTCTGAAGCTCTAAAAGCCAATGAATCACAATTGCATTCTCTGCTAGGATCCTCAACACAAACTGCTACTAAATTTGGTATTCAGGAGTTTGTTGCTGAAGCTATCAAGTCCTACCCATACTCAGTTTGGTTCAGAGATGGGGATGGCTGTACGATTTTTCATCTTGCAATAAAACACCGACAAGAGAAAATTTTCAATCTCCTATATCAAATCGGTAATCATAAACATATTATCACATCATTAGCCGATTCATTGGGCAACACCATGTTGCATTTAGCAGGGACGTTGCAGCCTTCAAGCAAAATTTCTGGTGCTGCTCTGCAAATGCAACGGGAGTTGCAATGGTTCAAG GAAGTGGAAAAGGTTATCCAACCATCATACAAGGAACGGAAAGATAAGAATGGGAGAACTCCACGACAGGTGTTTACCGAGGGGCATAAGAGTTTGGTTGAGCAAGGCGAGAAATGGATGAAGGATACAGCTACGTCTTGTGCAACAGTTGCTGCACTTGTGATCACTGTTGTATTTGCAGCCGCTTTTACAGTACCAGGTGGCAACAACAGTGACCAAGGGATTCCAATTTATCTGAACGAAACAGCCTTCGTGATTTTTGCAATATCAGATGCCCTGGGACTTTTTTCTTCGTCCACCTCGCTGTTAATGTTTCTTGGCATACTCACATCACGCTATTCCGAAGGCGATTTTCTCAAGGCCTTGCCAATGAGGTTGAGTATTGGTCTAATCACCTTATTCTTTTCAATAGCCTCAATGCTGGCAGCCTTTAGCGCTGCCTTTCACTTGGTTTTGTTTCATAGAGTGAAATGGATAGCAGTTCCTATCGGCCTAGTGGCCTGTGCGCCAGTTACCTTGTTTGCACTTCTGCAGTTTCCTCTCCTGAGTGAAATGATCTCTTCAACATTTGGACGGAGCGTATTCCGCAAACACAGCGAGGAAATAATCTTTTAG
- the LOC8274413 gene encoding protein ACCELERATED CELL DEATH 6 isoform X3, giving the protein MVGNLEAAKILVKKNPTLTQGRNVLNATPLHYAASYAHQETVRFLLPVTRDEYPSPFTDKDGVRLLNSLITADFYGLALHLLKRYPALARGTDQYGFTSLDMLARKPQAFPSGSRLGFRHSFLYHYCAANSVDTETFHQGGDVENQVGGSEKYCQKRFSFLRDIDKTLLMHKQAVELLRNLISEALKANESQLHSLLGSSTQTATKFGIQEFVAEAIKSYPYSVWFRDGDGCTIFHLAIKHRQEKIFNLLYQIGNHKHIITSLADSLGNTMLHLAGTLQPSSKISGAALQMQRELQWFKEVEKVIQPSYKERKDKNGRTPRQVFTEGHKSLVEQGEKWMKDTATSCATVAALVITVVFAAAFTVPGGNNSDQGIPIYLNETAFVIFAISDALGLFSSSTSLLMFLGILTSRYSEGDFLKALPMRLSIGLITLFFSIASMLAAFSAAFHLVLFHRVKWIAVPIGLVACAPVTLFALLQFPLLSEMISSTFGRSVFRKHSEEIIF; this is encoded by the exons ATGGTTGGAAACCTAGAAGCTGCAAAAATATTGGTGAAAAAGAATCCAACATTAACACAAGGAAGGAACGTTCTTAATGCTACACCACTTCATTATGCTGCTTCGTATGCCCATCAGGAAACTGTTCGCTTCCTTCTACCTGTGACTCGGGATGAGTATCCAAGTCCTTTCACCGACAAAGATGGCGTCAGACTTCTCAATTCACTAATCACTGCTGATTTTTATG GGCTTGCGCTCCATCTATTGAAACGCTATCCAGCATTAGCACGTGGAACAGACCAATACGGATTCACTTCTTTGGACATGTTGGCTAGAAAGCCTCAGGCATTTCCGAGTGGAAGCCGACTTGGATTTCGCCACTCCTTTTTGTATCATT ATTGTGCAGCTAATTCTGTAGACACAGAAACCTTCCATCAAGGCGGGGATGTTGAAAATCAAGTTGGGGGTTCAGAAAAATACTGCCAAAAGCGATTTTCATTTCTGCGAGACATAGACAAAACGCTGCTGATGCATAAGCAAGCAGTGGAGCTACTTAGAAACTTGATTTCTGAAGCTCTAAAAGCCAATGAATCACAATTGCATTCTCTGCTAGGATCCTCAACACAAACTGCTACTAAATTTGGTATTCAGGAGTTTGTTGCTGAAGCTATCAAGTCCTACCCATACTCAGTTTGGTTCAGAGATGGGGATGGCTGTACGATTTTTCATCTTGCAATAAAACACCGACAAGAGAAAATTTTCAATCTCCTATATCAAATCGGTAATCATAAACATATTATCACATCATTAGCCGATTCATTGGGCAACACCATGTTGCATTTAGCAGGGACGTTGCAGCCTTCAAGCAAAATTTCTGGTGCTGCTCTGCAAATGCAACGGGAGTTGCAATGGTTCAAG GAAGTGGAAAAGGTTATCCAACCATCATACAAGGAACGGAAAGATAAGAATGGGAGAACTCCACGACAGGTGTTTACCGAGGGGCATAAGAGTTTGGTTGAGCAAGGCGAGAAATGGATGAAGGATACAGCTACGTCTTGTGCAACAGTTGCTGCACTTGTGATCACTGTTGTATTTGCAGCCGCTTTTACAGTACCAGGTGGCAACAACAGTGACCAAGGGATTCCAATTTATCTGAACGAAACAGCCTTCGTGATTTTTGCAATATCAGATGCCCTGGGACTTTTTTCTTCGTCCACCTCGCTGTTAATGTTTCTTGGCATACTCACATCACGCTATTCCGAAGGCGATTTTCTCAAGGCCTTGCCAATGAGGTTGAGTATTGGTCTAATCACCTTATTCTTTTCAATAGCCTCAATGCTGGCAGCCTTTAGCGCTGCCTTTCACTTGGTTTTGTTTCATAGAGTGAAATGGATAGCAGTTCCTATCGGCCTAGTGGCCTGTGCGCCAGTTACCTTGTTTGCACTTCTGCAGTTTCCTCTCCTGAGTGAAATGATCTCTTCAACATTTGGACGGAGCGTATTCCGCAAACACAGCGAGGAAATAATCTTTTAG
- the LOC8274413 gene encoding uncharacterized protein LOC8274413 isoform X1 translates to MQLVYQGFKIFFFPSYIHGVFFFPFSFFQARKRMEHGNGSRHLALYKAAVHGQWITAKRIFDEDPSALTAKISGFEEIALYVAITAGHSIEFVQNIVNLMSEDLIGTVNRDGNNALHAAAMVGNLEAAKILVKKNPTLTQGRNVLNATPLHYAASYAHQETVRFLLPVTRDEYPSPFTDKDGVRLLNSLITADFYGLALHLLKRYPALARGTDQYGFTSLDMLARKPQAFPSGSRLGFRHSFLYHYCAANSVDTETFHQGGDVENQVGGSEKYCQKRFSFLRDIDKTLLMHKQAVELLRNLISEALKANESQLHSLLGSSTQTATKFGIQEFVAEAIKSYPYSVWFRDGDGCTIFHLAIKHRQEKIFNLLYQIGNHKHIITSLADSLGNTMLHLAGTLQPSSKISGAALQMQRELQWFKEVEKVIQPSYKERKDKNGRTPRQVFTEGHKSLVEQGEKWMKDTATSCATVAALVITVVFAAAFTVPGGNNSDQGIPIYLNETAFVIFAISDALGLFSSSTSLLMFLGILTSRYSEGDFLKALPMRLSIGLITLFFSIASMLAAFSAAFHLVLFHRVKWIAVPIGLVACAPVTLFALLQFPLLSEMISSTFGRSVFRKHSEEIIF, encoded by the exons ATGCAGTTAGTTTATCAAggtttcaaaattttctttttcccttcttACATTCAtggtgttttcttttttcctttttccttttttcagGCCCGTAAGAGAATGGAGCATGGAAATGGAAGCCGTCACCTGGCTTTGTACAAAGCTGCCGTACATGGGCAGTGGATTACCGCAAAGAGAATTTTTGATGAAGATCCTAGTGCATTAACTGCTAAAATATCAGGGTTTGAAGAAATTGCTCTCTATGTCGCAATTACTGCTGGTCACTCCATTGAATTTGTCCAGAATATTGTAAACTTAATGTCGGAAGATTTAATTGGAACAGTGAACAGAGATGGTAACAACGCTCTTCACGCGGCTGCTATGGTTGGAAACCTAGAAGCTGCAAAAATATTGGTGAAAAAGAATCCAACATTAACACAAGGAAGGAACGTTCTTAATGCTACACCACTTCATTATGCTGCTTCGTATGCCCATCAGGAAACTGTTCGCTTCCTTCTACCTGTGACTCGGGATGAGTATCCAAGTCCTTTCACCGACAAAGATGGCGTCAGACTTCTCAATTCACTAATCACTGCTGATTTTTATG GGCTTGCGCTCCATCTATTGAAACGCTATCCAGCATTAGCACGTGGAACAGACCAATACGGATTCACTTCTTTGGACATGTTGGCTAGAAAGCCTCAGGCATTTCCGAGTGGAAGCCGACTTGGATTTCGCCACTCCTTTTTGTATCATT ATTGTGCAGCTAATTCTGTAGACACAGAAACCTTCCATCAAGGCGGGGATGTTGAAAATCAAGTTGGGGGTTCAGAAAAATACTGCCAAAAGCGATTTTCATTTCTGCGAGACATAGACAAAACGCTGCTGATGCATAAGCAAGCAGTGGAGCTACTTAGAAACTTGATTTCTGAAGCTCTAAAAGCCAATGAATCACAATTGCATTCTCTGCTAGGATCCTCAACACAAACTGCTACTAAATTTGGTATTCAGGAGTTTGTTGCTGAAGCTATCAAGTCCTACCCATACTCAGTTTGGTTCAGAGATGGGGATGGCTGTACGATTTTTCATCTTGCAATAAAACACCGACAAGAGAAAATTTTCAATCTCCTATATCAAATCGGTAATCATAAACATATTATCACATCATTAGCCGATTCATTGGGCAACACCATGTTGCATTTAGCAGGGACGTTGCAGCCTTCAAGCAAAATTTCTGGTGCTGCTCTGCAAATGCAACGGGAGTTGCAATGGTTCAAG GAAGTGGAAAAGGTTATCCAACCATCATACAAGGAACGGAAAGATAAGAATGGGAGAACTCCACGACAGGTGTTTACCGAGGGGCATAAGAGTTTGGTTGAGCAAGGCGAGAAATGGATGAAGGATACAGCTACGTCTTGTGCAACAGTTGCTGCACTTGTGATCACTGTTGTATTTGCAGCCGCTTTTACAGTACCAGGTGGCAACAACAGTGACCAAGGGATTCCAATTTATCTGAACGAAACAGCCTTCGTGATTTTTGCAATATCAGATGCCCTGGGACTTTTTTCTTCGTCCACCTCGCTGTTAATGTTTCTTGGCATACTCACATCACGCTATTCCGAAGGCGATTTTCTCAAGGCCTTGCCAATGAGGTTGAGTATTGGTCTAATCACCTTATTCTTTTCAATAGCCTCAATGCTGGCAGCCTTTAGCGCTGCCTTTCACTTGGTTTTGTTTCATAGAGTGAAATGGATAGCAGTTCCTATCGGCCTAGTGGCCTGTGCGCCAGTTACCTTGTTTGCACTTCTGCAGTTTCCTCTCCTGAGTGAAATGATCTCTTCAACATTTGGACGGAGCGTATTCCGCAAACACAGCGAGGAAATAATCTTTTAG